In a single window of the Paracoccus alcaliphilus genome:
- a CDS encoding glycosyltransferase has protein sequence MIDKDLPVRVGGHKASRIISFSDADISFQQQLGIYGQVKGFAPVAVRSNNSYSLTKNTHLAYVGRIDFHAKDCGRLIDIAGELKKKNHPPILIFTTDGENSPGLKKFTELSVSRGVVDQFDFIYNCEDKDKIYSEIKILIMPSKKESFGNAVLEAFSYGVPVLAASYAPGPAELIGSGNCGLLLDDMSGPSVMAALNRLTDQDYLQMSSRAFDHHKNFSIEAHLDFLEGVARDVIRDFDGENRLPVLPNLKLIEAMKKS, from the coding sequence ATGATCGACAAGGATCTGCCGGTGCGTGTAGGCGGGCACAAAGCCTCGCGCATTATTTCTTTTTCAGATGCTGACATTTCATTTCAACAGCAGCTTGGAATATATGGGCAGGTTAAGGGCTTTGCTCCAGTCGCAGTAAGAAGTAATAATTCTTACAGCCTAACAAAAAATACTCATCTTGCTTACGTTGGCAGGATAGATTTCCACGCGAAAGACTGTGGGCGACTTATAGACATTGCTGGCGAGCTGAAAAAGAAAAATCATCCACCCATTCTCATATTTACAACTGACGGAGAAAATTCTCCGGGGTTGAAAAAATTCACAGAACTGTCGGTGAGTCGAGGAGTTGTTGATCAATTCGATTTTATCTATAATTGCGAAGATAAAGACAAGATATACTCTGAAATTAAAATTCTCATTATGCCGTCAAAGAAGGAATCCTTTGGGAACGCAGTTTTGGAAGCGTTTTCATATGGTGTTCCCGTTCTGGCTGCAAGCTATGCCCCCGGACCAGCGGAATTGATTGGCTCCGGAAACTGCGGCTTGTTGCTGGACGATATGTCCGGTCCCAGTGTAATGGCCGCTTTGAACAGGTTGACGGATCAGGATTATCTGCAAATGTCATCCCGTGCCTTCGATCATCACAAGAACTTCTCGATCGAGGCGCATCTTGACTTTCTCGAAGGGGTGGCCCGTGATGTCATCAGGGATTTCGATGGTGAAAATCGCCTGCCTGTGCTGCCAAATCTGAAGCTTATCGAGGCAATGAAGAAATCATGA